A segment of the Felis catus isolate Fca126 chromosome F2, F.catus_Fca126_mat1.0, whole genome shotgun sequence genome:
CCAGCAGATGTTTGGGGGAATGGATGTGAGTTGGTGATATATTCTTGGACAGAATCGCAAGTATTTCTGCAAAGCTTGAGGCTAGAGCTGTTAAAATGGAGAGACAGGCTCCCGTGATAATTAATAACTTTATTGAGCATATTTGGGGCCACAGAGCACCTCCCATGTATTATTTCATAGATTGTTCACATTGGGTGGCACAGGGTCTTTGTATTATTTGCAATCTAGAGGTAAGAAgtctgaggcttagagaggtttaGTGACTGGCTAAAGAACGCACAGCCGAGAAGGAGCTGCATTAGAGGCTGGCATCTAAAATCTCGTCCTGTGTCTCCCCCAACTATGCAGCGGCTTCTCTAGAAACTTGCGACTCTTTCAGGGTCTTAAGGTGGAAGAGAAAAGAGCCCAGGCCTAGCATCAGAATTGCTTCACTCTTGCATTCTTTACGGATAAAATCCGTATGATTAATTGTCTCCCAATGGCTTGGACGGTTGGCATCACAGTAGGTGTGCAGAATGTTCTGGAGTTCCCGAACTCCAGAAACCCAGGTTCCGCCTCGCCTTGCTAAGCTAGGGCAATGCCAAGAAAAAGCACGTCTGGGGATGCTTCACCTGCCCAGGGCGCCAGGTTGAAGAAGAGAGATGGGTGACGTGTTGCAAACATGAGCTGTGTGGCTCTGATGCCCCGGGCAGTTttaagagaagacagaggaggtCATGTCCTTTGTGGTATGATTCATAGAGTCCAGGAGAGATTTCCACTGCCCTCCTACAACACTGCCCCAATTCTGCATTCCTCAGTGCGAGTGCCAGGCCCCAGGGATTGGCCCCAAGCTatgttttcctgtctccttttctgcTGCGTTCCTGCCTGAGCCCTGCACTCCAGGCTCACCGGTAATCAACATTCCTAGAAAATGCCGTGCCTTCTTCCACGTCTTTCCATCGCTGTTCGTGGTCAGCTCTTCGCGGCCAGTATGTCTGCTTCTCCACCTAAGGAGTCACTTCCTTCTTCGAGGCTTGGCTGAAACGGGGCCGCGGAGCCTCTTCTCCATCTCTTAAAACAGAATGACTCTCGCTTTGGTGAAGAGACTTCTATTTGGCAATTTTTAGGAACACCGCCTTGTCCTACCTGCTGGTTAGTCTTCTAACGTATCTATTCCCATGCTGCTGTGACTGAGTGCTTAACTGGGAGCGTGaaattttcctcttagaacttcCTTAGCACTTAGCACAGCCCTGGGCAGAAGAGGGTACCGAAGCGCAGGCCGAGTTCTGTTAAGCTGGTGGAGGGGCCCAACCACTGCTTTCTCCTGTTTTCACACAAACCTCCTCGTTCAAGCTCGTTCTCCTCCGTTTCTCTTAGTCAAAAtggactgaggggcgcctgggtggctcagttgggtaaacatccgactttggctcaggttatgatctcacagtctgtgggtttgagccccacgtcaggctctgtgccgacagctcggagcctggaacctgctttagattctgtgtctccctctctctctgcccttcccccactcatgctctgtctctctctctctctctctctcaaaaataaataaacattaaaaaaaattgactgaGCTATTCATGGGCTCCAGTGCTCTCATCTATATTTTGGAATAAGTTTATTGATTGTCTTTCAATAGTCTTGATGGGaatttgaatgtattttcatGGAATTTTTCAGTTAATTCAAAAAATGTCTATGGTTTTATAATGTTAAATCTTGCATCCATGAATCAGGTTGCCACCATTACCACAACAGGATTTTTGTCTCCTTACGTCTTTTCGCAGAGTTTTGAACTTCTGTCCACAGAAGCGTTGTGAAGTCGTGGTGGGCAAGTCCCTACCTATATTCTCGTTGGGTTGGTGTTGTGAACGGTGTCGTATTTTTTATTGTACTTCCCGGTGGTCAATCCTGGCATCGGGGAGTAGAGTTGGCCCTGAATTTGCTGAGCCTTCTTACCACTTCCATTGCTTGATCTGTTGGCTCCACTGGATTTTCTATGACAttatttcattatctgtaaatGTAGGCAGGTCAACTTTGAACAAAAATGCTCAGCTGCTCTAGCGAAGAGACTCAACACTTAAGGACCTTAAAtaacaaatatgttttcttttgttttgttttactttatcgTAGTATTTACCAAGGTGTCTCCCGATCTCTCGGGACATGTGTTCCTTCTAGGTGTTTCTCTGCCATCTGGGGGCCTTGTTCCCATTGGCAGGGCCATGTCTGGGCAGCTCAGACatccaggcaggggcagaggggtgggggccgCCCTGACTGGCTGTGGGAGGGGGCGggaccccctcccttcccccacagagACCCCCTACATGCAGCCCTGCGGCTGactggcttttcttcttctttgacaTGATCTTTCTTGCTCCTGTTCATCTTTGACACATTCATCTGACCATTTAAACAAGGTTTTGCTCTGGATCTTGTTGACAACTGTATCACTAGAACTTTCGTTTCACCCACGTTTACCTTTGTCATCTTTTAGTTGCTCCTTGTTTCCACGACAACCAGTTGTTCTTTTAGCTTCTTGGGTGGAAATCCAACCTCATTACTGTTCATTCTTCGTTTTCTGATCAGTGGATTTCAAGCCATAAATGTGCCTCCTACTATTGTATCGCTTAAGCCCTGGGGAGTTTGAGAAGTAGGAACATGCCCTGTATTTCtaagtcttttattatttcttgtgttgtgtTCTTCTTAACCCAAGGGGTatctcctctttcccccctcctgTAAACGCTTGTTTAGATTTGTAAGATTTTTACCCATCCCTTTGCAAATCGATTTTTAatgttgtttcattattatcaTGGAGCATGAGTCAGTGAAAGCCGACTCTGAAATTTATTAGGACTTCCTCTGTGACCTAATGTGCTCCTCATTTGTTGATAGGAAAGTTGTATAGTGTTATCGAAACCTGCTATTTACCTATCTACTTATCTTTGCTTGATTGCTCAGTTTCTGAGAGTTGTGTGTTTAAACCTCCACATAAAATGATTCCTTTATCTATGTGTCCCTACAATAGTTGCCTAATATATTTGGAAACCGTATCGTTAGATTAACACAGGTTCAGTCACGATAGCTTCTTAATGTATCATTCCTTTTGTAACGTCTCTCTTTGCCCTTAGACAATTTATTTTCGCCTTAAATTCCGTTTTGCCTCAAAATTCAACactttccctttgttcatttccaTACGCAAAattttccatccctttatttcAAGTTCtgcattcttttgttttcactaTGTGTCAAGTAGGTGATACaaccccaaaattttttttttcaacgtttatttatttttgggacagagagagacagagcatgaacgggggaggagcagagagagagggtgacacagaatcggaaacaggctccaggctccgagccatcagcccagagcctgacgcggggctcgaactcacggaccgcgagatcatgacctggctgaagtcggacgcttaaccgactgcaccacccaggcgcccctacaaccccaaaattttaagtacatatgaatttatttattttaagtttatttatttatgttgagagggagcgagcaggggaggggcagagagggagagagagaatcccgagcaggctccgcaccaccagcacagagcttgacacggggctcaaacccacgaaccgtgagatcatgacctgagctgaaatcaagagttggacacttaaccagttgagcacACCCCACACCACCAgactttgaaaaatgtattctcttcACAGTGACCAGTATGCTCTTTAAAACACGTGGGTGACACCATAGCACTCCCCTAACTAGATGGTTCCATCGGCTTTGCATTTCTCCTAGAATAGACCCTAACCCCCTATGCTCCCGTCCGGGGTTCTGCGGGACCCGCCTCCCTCCTAGCAGCCCTCTTCCCCACACTCCAGCTCACTCAGCGCAGTCACCCGGGACCTTCTTCCAGTTCCTTCCACGTGTGTAGCCTTGCCCCTGCCTGCAAGGGGCACCTTGCTATCTCTGCTGCCTTGTTTTCCTCCTGGACATTTGCATGGCTGTTTGCTGTGCATCCTTCAGGCCTCGGCTCAAACGGGAGCATGGCCTTTCCTAACCATCCTTGTAAACgatccctccccccctccccccctccccctctcccacgcCTACACACACTCTGTGCTGCTTTCTGCACTGCACTCCTCACGGTTAGGAAGTTTCTTGTTTATTGATGATCTCACTCTCTGTGATATCAGAGTCCTCATCTGGTTCTCACCGCTACAGCCCAATCGCCCAGAGCAGTATCTGGTGTTTAATaggtttcaaaaaacaaaattttgtagaaataaattcttagaagaacaaaaaagcagagaTCTCGAAAGTGACTCGCAGACGTAATGTAGTGAAGGCAGAATGTTCATAACAATCGCTAAGAAGTTGTTCTCTCCCCCGGCCCCCTGTGTCCACCTTCGAGTTTGATAAGACACCCTCAAAATTCACAAAATCCGTTTTTTTTAAGGCTGCACTTCCAGAGAAAGCTGAGCTGCTAACCGGCGTGTTTCCTCTTGATGTTccttgctttcctctctctctgatggCGAGTTAATTTGAACATTCAAAATCCAAAGAAGCTTCCAAAGGAACCACCCATCCACCTTGCCCAAGAAGCTCTCACCACATCCCAAGggttaaatatttattaggtatattttaatcagaaataaatacatgatttagCAAAGTGTAATGCTTGCCACTTAGAAACACCTCTGAGTGCTCCCCTAAAGTTCCCAGCACACTAGTCACAACGGAAAACGACGCCTAAGACACCGTCCAAACATCTGGCGTTTGCAAGGTCCCCCTGCCTCGGGCTAGAAGTCAGCATCCACAGTGTTACATTCACTTCCCATACATCGGCTGGTCCCTTTGCAACAGCCTTTAGGGATTGTTGGGGAAACCGTAAATGTCTTCTTGTATAAACACACGAGAGTCTGATGATACAGAAAATCACAtaaatgcatatacacatatcacTAGCACAGTGATCACAGATCTAAGGAATGCGTGTGGTGAACAGATTTCTCGTATCAGTCAGCGAGGGGTATCTCAagcgcccctcctccccctgacCCCTTTGCAACAGGGGAGAATGAGTCACGGGTGTCTCTGCGGACCCCTTCCTAACAGGATCCGGCTGGGCAGCCTAGAGATAAAGACTTCTCCTTTTCTAGAACTTTACTGggctttctctctcatctcttaAAATTAGTATGACAGCATTAAAGCCACTCTGACTCCCTTCTTTCCTGGAGCTCAGCAGTTTTATTCATGCGGCTGCCAGACccttttgagaataaaatactGGAGGAATTAATTCTTTAGAATtaatcagtttcctttttttttttttttcctccgaaGAAGCCGATCATTCTCACCTACTCAATCCAGCTGAACTCATACTCTGTGAAGTCCAACTGAGACGTGAGCTCATGGGACACCCTTACCTGATCCGGTTTCCCCACCCCCGAGCCATGAGCTGATTTCCTTTTTATACCCCTCTTTCACGATATTGGTTTGTACACTTTTTTCCCTGTCTACACTGAGTGCCTCCGctgatccttccttccttccttcttcccttccttccttccttccttcctttctctgacaTGGGACTCAACACAGTGCCTCTTCAGGCAATCATGAGTGAATAACTGATGCATTATTACTGGTGAGAATCTCAGCGGGTCGGAGAAGCCCTTCCTGTGCTGCAGAACCATGGCTGGGGACACCACGAGTTTGCCCTGTTCCAGGGCTACCCTCACACTTCCCTGCAGGcggcctccctctctcccacctgccctctgcAGAAGCAGGGAGGCCATCCGACTTCTGTACATGAGGCTCTGACACCAGGAGACCAACAGGACCTCCTGCTTCAGGGATAATAGGGAAGATTAACGTGTTTAGTGTCACCGAATTCCCTTAAAAAGAGGGGAGCTGCATACCAGCGGTCCGGTTATGGTTGGGTTAGAAAAGTTGAACGCAGGAGACCAACTTGCAAACCTAGACTGGCCAGGCCACGGCTTTCAGCTCATCTCCTTCTCAGGCCTTCGTCATGGAGAAGTTATCTCTGAGGAGCTCAGAGTGTGACCATCTGGACAGTTTGTTCGAGGACAGTCTTGGGCCCTTTCTTGTAAGATAATGTCTTTATCTTTCCCACAAACACAATAAGCACACACAAATGCGCAGGCTCTTCCGAAGTGTTGCCAGATCACATCCTGATTCGGCGACGTTTCGCCGACGCCTCAGTACTGATCAGACGCCAGGGAGGGGCTCCCTTGGTCGTGATGTGGCTAGAGAAGATGTGAGTTCGAGTCTCCAGGTGCCTTCTCGTGGCTTCTGGAAGGTGTGCGGTTCCCCAGGGACCAGGGACCCGGGCCTCTCTGCCAGATTCCAGATGACGGTTCAAACCTCCGTTATTTGGGGCACACACCACGGTGTCTGTTCTGAGGCTAGTCTTCAAAATACGGCGGCGAGAAGAGCGAGCTCTTCCTCTTACTGCCGCTGTATATCAAGGACATGCTTTTCTTCTTTCGGTCAAAGGACGTGCTGTCATCGCTGGTCAGGGACAGGTAGGAAGCGATGCTTTCTCGAAGGCCGTAGCTGAAAAGGGACTCATCCACGCCAAGCGAGTTCCTGGCTCCCTCGGGGTCGTCTTGCAGTCTGCGAGTGGGAAGGACGgtggcagaggaagggaaaaaagggagggacaTAGGACGAGGGAACacaagaaaatgagagaagaaaaaaaaagggctggTTAACATTGCTCTAATTTATTGTTCTAATTCTGCTTCTTACATTTGtggctgtgtgaacttggagAAATCACGTAACCTCTCTGAACCGCCATTTGCTTGGATGGCTACACCTCTCAACTGCAAGTTtgaatgaatatttctttatgaTATTTACAAGGAAGAGCAGTTTTATTCCTCTCCCAGGCAGTTCTGATCTCTGATTTTCCTTGAATTTGCCAGTGGAATGTCTGGATCGGTGTTTGATTAAGATAGCTCACCAATTCCCAACGACAGATATCCCTTAAAAGGTGATCGCTGTGAGGCCACAAGCTGGGTCTGCCTCCCAGGGGGCAGTGGGGTTCTATGGGTGTGCACCTGCTCAGAGCACCCACCCTCCGCTTTCCACAGGGCTGGCTCTAGCTTGCCCTATTTTCAGCGGTGTGGCTCACACACTGGTCTGGGGTTCATACATTCatgtgggacacacacacacacacacacgtagacaCCCCACCTGGCTACCCTTTTCCAGTCAAACGTCTTCTGGCGCAAGGTGACAGGCGAGTCGGGGGCCCTCACTGCCGGGGCGGCCGTGCTCTGAGTGAGGCAGGGTGTGGTCAGCACACAGCACAGACCGTCAGCCACCTCTGAGGAGAGAGGCAGACGCCTGGTCAGTGACTCCGGGATGCCCCAGCCAGCCTGGGATGCGGGACCCATCCAGTACAGTGCCCGAGttcacatggggaaactgaggccaacaTAGGAAAGAGGCGTGGCAGGGCGGAGAGTCACGCGCCCACCTGAGTGTGTGAGAAATGCCAACACGCCCTGAGTACGCATTGGGCTCAGCTGGGTGCAGGTGGGGCATTAAGATTAGGATCCAACATCAACTCAGCTGGGGTTTGGATTTCAGCTTCGCCCCTGTTAGCGAATCCCCTTgaacctctccgagcctcagtttccttgactGTGCACTGAGAGGAACAGGCTAACAAGTGAGAACAGCTCAGGCATGGCTCCATCAACCGCAGGGTGTCCAATGCCTGTCCCCGAAGCCTGCAGAATGGCGCGTCCTCCTGGCCAAGCAGCTCATCCGTGGGCAGGACGTCgggaaaataaaagacatgtggaaagaagacaggaaggaaaggggagagagtaggagggagggggcaggggagggaggggaggaagtaaaaaacagaacaaaaaaagaaaagacgcaggaataaaggaggaagaagacaaagataaGGGCAAACAAGGGAAAgcggaaaaagggaaaaaatgaagagaaatctCTCTTCCCTAGCCTGGATACACATGCACAGAGGatgaggaggtgagggagacTGAGCCAGACATAAAGGCTGGGGCCACCCAGTGCCAGTAGACGGCACCGGTGGGGGTGTGAGAGGTTAACACTGAGGGCGAGCCAGAATCCGGGCCAAGAGAAAAAGCACCGAGGCTCCCAAGCACACGCAGCCCAAGCCCGGCGCTGAGCTGGCCTGAGCGCTTCATTTCAGCCAGCAGCACGTCagctctgagcagtcagtacCCTTACACCCACTTCCAGAAGGAGGAAGCTGTGAACCCTGGGGTCaagtcacttgctcaaggtcacaggaaTGCGGTCGGAACCTGCCTCGTGGACTCAGAACCAGGCACTTGTTCCAAAGGCAACTCCTTACCTCTgcagtggaggagagagaagtcCCACGTGCATCTGGGGTCTGGACACACCTTATTCTCTCCACTCCGCAGAAGTTTCCAGAATGCTCACTCCTCTCCCACCCTTGGGCTCCCAATGACTCTACTACGTTCAAGGGTCCCCCTTTTCAGCCCCTCGTTTCCCTGGCCATATTTGGGAACTTGTGTCCTGCTCCATCTGCCCTCTCAGTCACCACCAGGCACCAGATCCTTTGGGGCCAGACATCCCAcgctcctggttttgtttttggcccTAACAACAATCTTCCAAGAGGCAGTGcagtccccattttatagatgaagaaaccgaggcttcACGATGTTAACACATTTACAAACAGCACCAGGTAATAAATAAGCGTCTCTAGATACACTCTGGTGGGAGGTCAACTTGGCCACATTGTGTCCACCATGGGGCACCCAGGGGCACAGAAAGTATTTCGGCCATTGGCAGCAGTGGGCTGATGCGTGTGAACCACGGACCGATGCAGCGAGCAGGGGCACATTTCTGGAAGGCATTGCTCCTGTAACCAGAGCAAGCACCTTGAGCGCCCTCGCCCTGGAAGCCTCGTGGGTCTCCCAGGGTGTAACATCGTTGCTGGGGCAGCCTCCTTTCCGTGTTTGCTTTTGTCTATGCAAAACTTATGGTCTCCCCACCTCTCGGATGATTGTTATTAAAAGCCAAATACCACAACCAACCTTTACTCATAATCAGTAAAAGTTGACCATCTCCAGGActcccttcctctttcatttttagcTAAGCTGCTAGGTTTCCAGGTATCACAGAATTAACATTTGGTATCAGTTATTTTGAATCTGCCCCGCTGCGGGCTGTGATGGACACATTACATTATTGCAGGGCACCCATTATATGAACAGTCATCGCACCCACCTGCAAGGGAACTGTTTCCATCCACCTTCCATGGCCCGGGAGAGGTGGAGTCtctgcccaaggtctcacagtGCCCAGATTGCAGCTTGGGCCTGTGTCTCCCAAGAGGCCATTCTCCTCCATGCTCCACCTTCTCCTCCATGCCCCGCCCTTCCCCATGCCCCGCCTTCTCCTCCATGCCCCGCCCTTCCCCATGCCCCGCCTTCTCCTCCATGCCCCACCCTTCTCCATGCTCTGCCTTCTCCATGCCCCACCTTCTCCATGCCTCGCCCATCTCCATGCCCCGCCCTTCTCCatgccctgcccttcccctccatGCCCCACCTTCTCCTCCATGCCCCACCTTCTCCTCCATGCCCCACCCTTCTCCATGCCCCGCCTTCTCCATGCCCCGCCCTTCTCCTCCATGCCCTGTCCTTCTCCATGCCTCACCTTCTCCATGCCCCACCTTCTATTCCATGCCCCACCCTTCTACATGCCCCACCTTCTCCATGCCTCACCTTCTCCATGCCCCACCTTCTCCCCCATGCCCCGCCTTCTCCATGCCCTGCCCTTCTCCATGCCCCACCTTCTCTTCCATGCCCCACCCTTCTACATGCCCCACCTTCTCCATGCCCCACCTTCTCCGTGCCCTGCCCTTCTCCATGCCCCACCCTTCTCCATACCTCACCTTTCTCCTCCATGCCCCGCCCTTCTCCATGCCCCACCTTCTCCATGCCCCGCCTTCTCCCCCATGCCCCGCCTTCTCCCCCATGCCCCACCTTCTCTTCCATGCCCCACCCTTCTACATGCCCCACCTTCTCCGTGCCCTGCCCTTCTCCATGCCCCACCCTTCTCCATACCTCACCCTTCTCCTCCATGCCCCGCCCTTCTCCATGCCCTGCCCTTCTCCATGCCCTGCCCTTCTCACTGGTCTTGTGTGATAACCCAGGCCTTGTGGGCTCCTCTAACCTTGGAATGCCCTTCAAGACCCACAGCCTACAGAATGCTAGCAAAGATACCCAGGGGTGTGAGGTCCGGAACCCAGATGTGGGAACACGCATATGGAGTGAGGGtaacttctttcttcctccctccgataggcaggggaaggggggtggggaggaggaggaggagacgcCCTGGCTGAGGAACAGAGCAGCGGCCCGCTTATAGGTCAGGCCCTCTCCTCAGTGTTTTCCCCGCGCTCCCGCCGACGATTTGTCACAACATCCCAAGGAGTAGGGACCTTACGTGGAGAAGAAAATGAGGTACGGAGGTGAGCAACCAGCCCAGGCTGCCCAGAAGATCTGGGATGTGAACACGGAGGTTCTGGAGAGAACTTTTTACCATTTCTCCCTTTTCCGTGTAAAATGTCACCTCCTGGCATTCTGGCCTTTCACAGTCTACCTCTGAACTCTTCTGACTACTCTTACCCATCACCTCCATCAAAACCTGTCCTGCTTCTGCCATCGTGGAGGGGACGCTCCCCATCCTGGCCAGCGTGGAACACTAGGACCTCTCTCCTGGGCCCGGGAAGCATGTCCGAATGAACAAAGCTCAGCCCTGCTTTGAAGAGCTTTCTGGGAAACCCACACTAGGACACCGTTCACTGGGTCGCAAGGCAGAATGACCCAGTTCTAGGGAATCGCCGAAGGCAGGCGGACAGTCCTGTAAACGCGTATCAAAGGAGGTGGCTTCCTATTGGTTTGAAGGCTAAGGAAGATTTGgccagacagaaagagggagcaaAGCACCGGGGGCCCGTAAACATGTGGTCCACTTCAGGAAGTGCCAGCTGTCTGTGGTTGCAAATATTGGGGCAGGCTAATTCTCTTCATCTGCAGGTAGAAGGAAGGTGGGGTTGAGATTAGCTGCGTTTTACCACTTACGCAGCATTCACAGGCAGCCTGTTTTAGTGTGAAATTAACGGTCTGCATTAACAAGAACAGAGGGCGTTGAGAAAGCGGGGTGACAGCAAAGTCGATCACCTGGCAGGTATCGGTGACCCGTGCACATCCCAGACACAGGCACCGCAGGGCAGTtagcaaaggggggggggtatTCCCTGATCCGTCCCGACGGGGTGTTTCTTACCAGAATAGTGATTCACCAGGTCCTCCAGGCACTGGAAGGTGAGCCTCGGGGAGATGTAATACCAGTTGTTCGGAAGGCGGAAGATGCGGTAATGCTTCACCTGCCTGTGTCTCACCGAGAGGGAATAAAAACCTGCCGGAAATGGAGGACAGGTCAGAGACGTCCCACATGTCCCCGCTGAGGGCGATCCGCCGAAGAGCCCCCCACCACGGTGGCGGAGAGACTTTCTCAACCTTGTGATACAGCCAGAGTACCCGGACGTGCAGTCCCGGATTTGGAGGAGCAGACGCCAGAACCCCACCTTTGGGGACGTAGCTCACTGTGCAGAGACCACGGGAGCCTGCTCCTTTAGCAGCCACACTGCAAACaggttttcaggggcacctgcttAGTCTTTGTGAGGTTAGCATTCGGGGTGCTCCCACGTCCTTTTCTGGAAATTACAC
Coding sequences within it:
- the SLA gene encoding src-like-adapter isoform X1; translated protein: MYSKLGHSSPRGVGAWLTCCVYPLCCRRPASSTAQRDRAMGNSMRSTPAPPERPVPSPDGPDGDFLAVLSDYPSPDISPPIFRRGEKLRVISDEGGWWKAISLSTGRESYIPGICVARVYHGWLFEGLGRDKAEELLLLPDTKMGSFMIRESETKKGFYSLSVRHRQVKHYRIFRLPNNWYYISPRLTFQCLEDLVNHYSEVADGLCCVLTTPCLTQSTAAPAVRAPDSPVTLRQKTFDWKRVARLQDDPEGARNSLGVDESLFSYGLRESIASYLSLTSDDSTSFDRKKKSMSLIYSGSKRKSSLFSPPYFED
- the SLA gene encoding src-like-adapter isoform X2 is translated as MGNSMRSTPAPPERPVPSPDGPDGDFLAVLSDYPSPDISPPIFRRGEKLRVISDEGGWWKAISLSTGRESYIPGICVARVYHGWLFEGLGRDKAEELLLLPDTKMGSFMIRESETKKGFYSLSVRHRQVKHYRIFRLPNNWYYISPRLTFQCLEDLVNHYSEVADGLCCVLTTPCLTQSTAAPAVRAPDSPVTLRQKTFDWKRVARLQDDPEGARNSLGVDESLFSYGLRESIASYLSLTSDDSTSFDRKKKSMSLIYSGSKRKSSLFSPPYFED